One Candidatus Nanopelagicales bacterium DNA segment encodes these proteins:
- a CDS encoding DUF1298 domain-containing protein — protein MNDIDPRMGAFDAVMYGVEGDPVLRSVISLVVNLDKVPDRAVVNERIERMTLANPKLRQRAVGNPFSLLPPRWETDPNFDLGYHLRWERVPGKNAGMPEVLELAERISEQDFDRARPLWELHIVTGLARGKSAFIMKLHHSITDGMGGMQMAASLFELTPDFETDLGPMPDAPRVRVSDAADRIEQGVEFEAKGLLKDAKSGTKYAAGLARKAVTDPGGAVVGGQEWVASASRLLAPASKPLSPLWTNRSLSVAFSVIEIPLDDLKAAAKAVKGTINDAFMAAVTGGLYLYHQAHGEVPDALRVNMPISVRALGDVSSGNQWVPARFAVPITVTDAKDRMKQLHPMLVQARDEPALPLSDVIYQLLTVLPKALTTNIAGGLMKGTDFAATNVPGPPIPVYFAGAKLESMIPFAPKGGAAVNVALMSYDGKCFLGVNIDRGAVENPDQLTDCLIESLESVLAVGAKA, from the coding sequence ATGAATGACATTGATCCACGAATGGGCGCATTTGACGCAGTCATGTACGGGGTTGAGGGTGACCCAGTCCTTCGATCGGTGATCTCCTTGGTCGTCAACCTCGACAAGGTCCCCGACCGGGCAGTGGTCAATGAGCGAATCGAACGGATGACTCTTGCCAACCCCAAGCTGCGGCAGCGTGCGGTCGGCAACCCCTTCTCCCTCCTGCCTCCCCGGTGGGAGACCGACCCCAACTTTGATCTCGGTTACCACCTCCGATGGGAAAGAGTTCCTGGCAAGAACGCCGGAATGCCGGAGGTGCTGGAACTGGCCGAACGAATCAGCGAACAGGACTTCGACCGCGCCCGGCCGCTCTGGGAACTGCACATCGTTACCGGTCTCGCCCGGGGCAAGTCCGCATTCATCATGAAGCTCCACCACTCGATCACCGATGGAATGGGTGGCATGCAAATGGCCGCCTCGCTGTTCGAGTTGACTCCCGATTTCGAAACCGATCTCGGGCCCATGCCTGACGCTCCGCGGGTGCGAGTTTCCGACGCCGCAGATCGCATCGAGCAGGGTGTCGAGTTTGAAGCCAAGGGCCTACTCAAGGACGCCAAGTCCGGCACCAAATACGCCGCCGGGCTCGCGCGCAAAGCCGTCACCGACCCCGGCGGAGCCGTCGTCGGCGGTCAGGAGTGGGTCGCCTCCGCCTCACGGCTGTTGGCGCCTGCATCCAAGCCGTTGTCACCGCTGTGGACCAATCGTTCTCTGTCCGTGGCGTTCTCAGTCATCGAGATTCCCCTTGATGATCTGAAAGCTGCGGCCAAGGCGGTCAAGGGAACCATCAACGACGCTTTCATGGCGGCCGTCACCGGAGGCCTGTACCTGTACCACCAGGCCCACGGTGAAGTTCCCGATGCGCTGCGAGTCAACATGCCCATCAGCGTGCGCGCTCTCGGCGATGTCAGCAGTGGAAACCAGTGGGTGCCGGCCCGGTTTGCCGTCCCGATCACGGTCACCGACGCCAAGGACAGGATGAAGCAACTGCACCCAATGCTCGTGCAGGCCAGGGACGAACCAGCACTCCCCCTCTCTGACGTCATCTACCAACTGTTGACGGTGCTGCCCAAAGCACTCACCACCAACATCGCCGGTGGACTCATGAAGGGCACTGACTTCGCTGCCACCAACGTGCCCGGGCCACCGATCCCCGTGTACTTCGCTGGGGCCAAGTTGGAATCGATGATTCCCTTCGCACCCAAGGGTGGCGCCGCAGTGAACGTCGCCCTGATGTCCTACGACGGCAAGTGCTTCCTCGGAGTCAATATCGACCGAGGCGCGGTGGAAAACCCCGATCAGCTGACCGACTGCCTGATCGAGTCGCTAGAAAGCGTCCTGGCCGTGGGGGCCAAGGCCTAG